One window of Mediterraneibacter butyricigenes genomic DNA carries:
- a CDS encoding PTS mannitol transporter subunit IICB encodes MKEKVQVFGRFLSGMVMPNIGAFIAWGLITALFIETGWFPNETFAKLVTPMSSMLLPLLIAYTGGEVVAGKRGGVIGAIATMGVIVGSDIPMFIGAMIVGPLSAWILKKFDQAIEGHTPAGFEMLVNNFSLGIIGAILALLAMKGITPLVNGLNEAMRAGVGFFVDHRLLPLTSVFIEPAKVLFLNNAINHGILSPMGIQQVEEVGKSIFFLLEANPGPGLGVLLAYCIAGKGSAKSSAPGAVIIHFFGGIHEIYFPYILMNPLLILSTIAGGASGIFLFNLFGVGLTAPASPGSILAILMMAERHSYLGLVVGVVVSAAVSLLISLPILKFMGKDTSLEEAQQKKDAMKQASKGMDSGVAKADVKEDGLEETAGKYVEENGKAEKIRKIAFACDAGMGSSAMGATVLKKKLAAAGLQGIEVIHTPVSSIPKDVQIVVTHQELGERAAHSNPNAELVLITNFLAAPEYEILVEDLKRRAAQ; translated from the coding sequence ATGAAAGAAAAAGTACAGGTATTTGGACGTTTTTTAAGCGGAATGGTAATGCCAAACATTGGCGCGTTTATCGCGTGGGGACTCATTACGGCACTGTTCATTGAAACCGGATGGTTCCCGAATGAAACATTTGCAAAACTGGTAACACCGATGTCGTCGATGTTGCTTCCACTTTTGATCGCATATACAGGCGGGGAAGTGGTAGCCGGAAAACGAGGCGGAGTGATCGGTGCGATTGCGACCATGGGTGTGATTGTCGGAAGCGATATTCCGATGTTTATCGGGGCAATGATCGTGGGACCGCTTTCAGCCTGGATTTTAAAGAAATTCGATCAGGCGATCGAGGGACATACACCGGCGGGATTTGAAATGCTGGTCAATAATTTTTCACTGGGAATTATCGGTGCAATTCTGGCACTTCTGGCGATGAAGGGAATTACACCGCTGGTAAACGGATTAAATGAAGCGATGAGAGCCGGCGTGGGATTCTTCGTGGATCACAGACTGCTGCCATTGACCAGCGTATTTATTGAACCGGCAAAGGTTCTGTTCCTGAATAATGCCATCAACCATGGAATTTTATCACCGATGGGAATTCAGCAGGTAGAGGAAGTCGGAAAATCTATTTTCTTCCTGCTGGAAGCGAATCCGGGACCGGGACTTGGCGTCCTTCTGGCATATTGTATTGCGGGAAAAGGAAGCGCAAAGAGTTCTGCACCTGGGGCAGTGATTATCCATTTCTTCGGTGGAATCCATGAAATTTATTTTCCATATATTTTAATGAATCCGTTGCTGATCTTATCGACGATCGCAGGAGGAGCAAGCGGAATTTTCCTGTTTAATTTGTTTGGAGTAGGTCTGACGGCACCGGCTTCACCAGGAAGTATTCTGGCGATTTTGATGATGGCGGAACGGCACAGTTATCTGGGATTGGTTGTGGGAGTCGTTGTATCTGCCGCAGTTTCTCTCCTGATCAGCCTTCCGATTCTGAAATTTATGGGAAAAGATACATCCCTCGAAGAAGCGCAGCAGAAAAAAGATGCCATGAAACAAGCGTCCAAAGGAATGGACAGTGGCGTTGCAAAAGCTGATGTGAAAGAAGATGGATTAGAAGAAACAGCCGGAAAATACGTTGAAGAAAATGGAAAAGCAGAAAAAATAAGAAAAATCGCGTTTGCCTGTGATGCAGGAATGGGTTCCTCTGCCATGGGAGCCACAGTCCTGAAAAAGAAGCTGGCTGCGGCGGGATTACAGGGAATAGAAGTCATTCATACACCGGTATCTTCCATACCGAAAGATGTTCAGATCGTTGTAACGCATCAGGAACTTGGCGAACGCGCTGCGCACAGTAATCCCAATGCAGAACTGGTGCTGATCACCAATTTCCTTGCAGCACCGGAATATGAGATTTTAGTGGAGGATTTGAAAAGACGGGCAGCTCAGTAG